Within the Natranaeroarchaeum sulfidigenes genome, the region AGCCACCGGGCTGTACCCACGAAGTTAGCACAGAGGGCGATAGGGTCGTCCTGGAAAGCGAGCGTTCGACACCCGCGGAGCGACTTGTCGTGGAGTTCGAACGGGTTGGACAGGTCTCGACGTTCGCCGTGGATGATGCCACTGAACTGTCGCTTGATGGAACTGAAGAGGATCTCCGAAACCGGATCCTCGACGATCCCGAACTCGTCGAACAGGGCTTTACGCCGCTGGCGACGGAGCGCGAGACAGCGGCGGGTGCGATAGATATCTTCGGCGAAGATGCGGACGGCCGGACGGTCGCCGTCGAACTCAAGCGAAAACGGGTCGGTCCGGACGCTGTCGGCCAGCTCGATCGGTACGTCGATGCGCTCCGACGTGATCTGCACGACGACGCCGACATACGGGGAATCCTCGTCTCGCCATCGGTTACGGATCGGGCCGCGGACTTACTGGAGCGAAACGGACTGGAGTTCGTCTCACTCACCCCGCGCAAGTGAGTCCACTACCTGCCCTCACTGCGCGCTCGGCGTGTCTCGACGACCGCCAGATAGCCGACGTAGATCAGCGCGGCGACGACGATGGCAACGGCGAAGACAGTGACCCCCGCGTAGCCATCGAGCGCGACGGAGGGGTCTTCCCAGATGTACTGCCCGCCTTCGACAGCGAAGACGAACAGCCCACCATAGATCACCGCGAACGCGACGGCACGGAGGAATCCCAGTGAGCCAAGGTGACGACTGTTCAGCAACTCGATGACGAACAGGAACGCAATGGCGAGTATGTAAAACGGCTGCGGGAGCGCTTCGCCGATGGGCTGTCCGCCCTGTATCGCAACGACGCCGTAGTACGCAAGTGCGAGCAGGAGTCCACCGAGAAACGTCATCGTGATACCGTACCCGCTGGTATCCGCCGCTGTAGGCGTCCGCGGCTCATCGGTCGGTGCCGCCGCTCGATCCTCGGCCATACGTAGAGGCTGGCCGGAGCGACGGATAGTTAGTAGTCGCCTATCGTACTGCAGGATCGATAATGCGATCCTAGCTGTTATCCCGAACCGCTCGCAGGGCGTCCTCCCGCGTGACAATGCCGACAATCCGATGGTCTTCGACGACCGGAAGGCGGTTGATATCTCGTTCTTCGTCGGTGAGTAGAACGATGACCTCCTCGAGAGCAGTGTCGGGGGTAACCGTGACGACGTCCGTGGTCATGATTTCGTGGATCGGCTTGCGGGCTGCTTTCGCCGCGTCGATCCCGATGTCGAGTTCGTCGAGGGAAAGGTCGAAACCATACGTCAGTGTCTCGCTGAAGGGCGGAACACCGATCGGGATCCAGACGATGCGGTCTTTCTTGCGAAACAGGCGGACGAGATCGGTCTGTGTAACGATGCCGACGACCCGTTCGTCGTCATCGACGACCGGAAACCCCTCGAAATCGGCCTGTGCGAGCCGTTCGAGTACGTCGTCTACCCGGCTGTCGCGGTGAACGGTCTCGACCGGCTCCGTCATGAAGGAGGCTGTTCGCACCATAGCGGAGTTTCACAGCGGTGTCGTGTAGGTGTTGTGGTGGGACGAGAGTCAGTCGTCCGCCGTGACGTCCGGCCGGTAGGCCTCGCTAATTCCCTTCCACTTGCCAGTCTGGAACCGCCAGTAGTTGATCGCCGCGGGGACCGTGGTCTCCGCGACGAAGGCCAGATACAGCCCCCAGTAGCCGAGCGGGGTTGTCGCGCCGAGATAGGCCAGTGGGATGGCGACGCCGAACATCCCGATGAACTGGCTGACGAAGGGCACACGCGTGTCGCCGCTGGCATCGAGGGGCCCTGCAGCGGCGCTGGAGACCCCCGCGAAGACGACTGCAACACAGGCCGCGTAAACGAGGTTGATCGCGATCGGTATCTCGCCGCCCGCCGGATCGTCCGAGAACAGGACGACCAGATCCTCGGCGAAAATGGCGATAATGACCGCCGAGAGTGCGTACGTCACGACAGAGAAAATGATGATGTCGTAGCCGTAGGCGGTCGCAGTTCCTTCGTCGTTTTTGCCGAGTGCTTGCCCGACGAGACTTGACGATGCGAGTCCGAAGCCCCACCCTGGCGCGTTCATGATGCCCCAGATCCGACGGGCGATGACGAACGCCGCGACGGTGTTCTCACCGAAGATGTCGAGGATACCGAGCATCGGGAACTCTGCGACGGTCCAGACGAGATTTCGCGCACCGACCGGCAGACCGATCTCGACCAGGTCGTGGAGCGTTCCAGGATCGACGTAGGTCCCAGTGGGGTCGATCTGCACTGGGAACTCACCCATCGTCGGGAAACGCCCCCAGACGAGCCCCATTGCGAAGGTAGCGGTGACGGCGATGTTTGCGAGGACAGTACCCCACGCCGCGCCGATAACGCCCATATCCAGCCAGAAGATCAGGATAACACTGAGAATGATGTTCGCAATCGCTCCACCTGCCCGGACCAGCATCGCAGTATAGGCATCGTCGGCTCCGACGAGGGTGCGACTCCCGACAAGGTTGAGTGCCGCGAACGGTACGCCAAGCCCGACGTACTGGAGATATAGGGCACCGTAATCGATCGCTGCCTGATTGCTGGAGATGATCGAGATGAGTTCGTGTGGGATAAGCCAGAAAACGATGGTCACTGGAATCGTGATCACGACTGTGAGCAGGGTGCTCGATCGGACCGCGAGCCCGAGCTCGTCGTGGGCTTCCGCACCGTATCGCTGGGAGACGAGTGCAATGGTACCGCCGGCGACCCCGCCTCCGAGCGCGAACGCGAGACCCCAGAACGGTCCGGCAAAGCCGACGCCCGCGACTGCCGAGGTACCGACCGCGACGCCGACCAGTGCCACGTCGACTGCACCTTTCGACATCCGCGCGATACCCGTAACGATCCGGGGCCACGCGAGTTCTGTCGTCTGGATGGCACGCTCCCGGTCGATCAACCCGGCACGGGCAAGTCCGAGCCCGATCCAGAGAATGAGGAGCCGGATCGGGTTGGGGGGACGATACACTGGTGACTGACTAATCAGTCAGTCGTAAAAACGGCTTTGTTCTTCGATGGGTGCGACCCTCACAGAGCGGGAAAAAAGTCGAACGAACTACACAGGTAGATGGGTAGTGAGTCCCTGACTCAGTTTGGGTCTCTGAGAGAGCCGTCAGCGATACTGTGCGATCAGCGATTCGAGTGTTCCTCTGTCTTTCGCGCCGACCAGTCGTTCGACAGGCTCCCCATCGACGTACAACAGGAGGGTGGGAATACTCTGGGCACCCAGCTGTCCCGCGAGTCGCTGGTTGGCGTCGACGTCCACTTTCGCTACCGCGGCGTCAGTCTCCGCAGCCAGCGCGTCGATCGTCGGCTCCATCATCTGACACGGACCACACCAGTCCGCGTAACAGTCGACCAGCACGACCCGATTGGACTCGACTACCTCCTCGAATTCCCCCGAGCCGTCGATGTGAATCGGTGTACTTGGGGTCCCTTCGCTAGTAGTATTGCCCTCCTCAGCGGGGTCAGCTTCACCGAGTTGTTTCTTCAGCTGTTCTTTTTTGCGTTCGCGGA harbors:
- the nucS gene encoding endonuclease NucS — translated: MTAGTDDTGPRIRTNVDPSLREAAEIIDDGFRGDRLVTAFGRCTVDYDGRASSTLGLGDRHVMCKPDGSILVHTDEGQQPVNWQPPGCTHEVSTEGDRVVLESERSTPAERLVVEFERVGQVSTFAVDDATELSLDGTEEDLRNRILDDPELVEQGFTPLATERETAAGAIDIFGEDADGRTVAVELKRKRVGPDAVGQLDRYVDALRRDLHDDADIRGILVSPSVTDRAADLLERNGLEFVSLTPRK
- a CDS encoding MATE family efflux transporter, whose translation is MYRPPNPIRLLILWIGLGLARAGLIDRERAIQTTELAWPRIVTGIARMSKGAVDVALVGVAVGTSAVAGVGFAGPFWGLAFALGGGVAGGTIALVSQRYGAEAHDELGLAVRSSTLLTVVITIPVTIVFWLIPHELISIISSNQAAIDYGALYLQYVGLGVPFAALNLVGSRTLVGADDAYTAMLVRAGGAIANIILSVILIFWLDMGVIGAAWGTVLANIAVTATFAMGLVWGRFPTMGEFPVQIDPTGTYVDPGTLHDLVEIGLPVGARNLVWTVAEFPMLGILDIFGENTVAAFVIARRIWGIMNAPGWGFGLASSSLVGQALGKNDEGTATAYGYDIIIFSVVTYALSAVIIAIFAEDLVVLFSDDPAGGEIPIAINLVYAACVAVVFAGVSSAAAGPLDASGDTRVPFVSQFIGMFGVAIPLAYLGATTPLGYWGLYLAFVAETTVPAAINYWRFQTGKWKGISEAYRPDVTADD
- the trxA gene encoding thioredoxin, which gives rise to MSSDDERERIRERKKEQLKKQLGEADPAEEGNTTSEGTPSTPIHIDGSGEFEEVVESNRVVLVDCYADWCGPCQMMEPTIDALAAETDAAVAKVDVDANQRLAGQLGAQSIPTLLLYVDGEPVERLVGAKDRGTLESLIAQYR
- a CDS encoding CBS domain-containing protein, whose translation is MVRTASFMTEPVETVHRDSRVDDVLERLAQADFEGFPVVDDDERVVGIVTQTDLVRLFRKKDRIVWIPIGVPPFSETLTYGFDLSLDELDIGIDAAKAARKPIHEIMTTDVVTVTPDTALEEVIVLLTDEERDINRLPVVEDHRIVGIVTREDALRAVRDNS